The Pelagibius sp. CAU 1746 genomic sequence TCGCCCTGGCCAAGGCGGTCGACTACAAAGGTGCCGGCACGGTCGAGTTCCTCTACGACGATGACAGCGGCGCGTTCTACTTCATCGAGATGAACACCCGTATCCAGGTCGAGCACCCGGTGACCGAGATGATCTGCGGCGTTGACCTGGTGGCGGAGATGATCGCTATTGCCGATGGCCAGAAGCTGCGCCTGCGTCAGGACGAGATCCAGCGCCGCGGCCACGCCATCGAGGTGCGGTTGAACGCGGAAGACCCTGCCAACAATTTCATGCCTTTTCCCGGCGTTGTTGGCGCGCTCAGCGTTCCGGCCGGGCCGGGGGTACGCTTCGATCACATGCTCTATCCGGGCTACGCAGTGCCGCCGTTCTACGATTCCCTCCTTGGCAAGCTCATCGTCTGGGCCGAAGACCGCCCGGCAGCCCTGCGGCGGCTGTCCCGCGCGCTGGCTGAGTTGCGTATCGAGGGGCTGCCAACGACGGCGCCGCTGTTCCAGGCGTTGCTGGACAGCGAGGAGCTGCGCAGCAGTGCCGTTCACACGCGCTGGCTGGAGCACTGGCTGGACCAAAACATCGATCTCATCAGGCAAAAGGGAGGCCGAGCCGCATGACTAGCCGATACACCTTTGGCGGCGACGAGCATATCTTCGTCGAAGTCGAAGAAGCCATGTCGTTGGAGGCCTTCTTCGTCAGCCTTTCCATGACCAACGCGGTGCGCGAGGCCGGCATCGAGGGCGTTACGGAGATCTGTCCGGCCAACGCCTCTTTCCAGATCAAGTTCGACCCGGACGTCATCCGCCCAGATGATCTGATGGCCGAACTGAAGCGGCTGGAAGCGACGGCGGAGAGCGCCGAACATGCGCTGGACACCCGCATCGTCGAAGTGCCGGTCTATTATCAGGACCCTTGGACGAATGAGACTCTGATGCGCTTTCGCGAGCGCCACCAGGACCCCGACGCGACCGACATCGAATATGCCGCCTCGATCAATGGTTACGACAGCGTGGAGAAATTTATCGAAGCGCACTCGGGGGCGCCATGGTTCGTCTCCATGGTCGGCTTCGTCTCCGGCCTGCCGTTCCTGTACCAGATGGTCGAGCGCCAACGGCAGATCGAGGTGCCGA encodes the following:
- a CDS encoding allophanate hydrolase subunit 1 — protein: MTSRYTFGGDEHIFVEVEEAMSLEAFFVSLSMTNAVREAGIEGVTEICPANASFQIKFDPDVIRPDDLMAELKRLEATAESAEHALDTRIVEVPVYYQDPWTNETLMRFRERHQDPDATDIEYAASINGYDSVEKFIEAHSGAPWFVSMVGFVSGLPFLYQMVERQRQIEVPKYLRPRTDTPRLTVGYGGCFSCIYSVRGAGGYQMFGITPMPIFDPEQKVSYLQDFMVFFRPGDIVKWKPIDRAEYDEAVAEVQAGTFAPRIKNVRFSLDEYNADIDGTNAKLMGALYAD